A single Deinococcus sp. Leaf326 DNA region contains:
- a CDS encoding Bax inhibitor-1/YccA family protein, with product MQTFTTPTKARTQDLVRTFMARTYSWMAAGLALTAGIAYLTAQNETFALQVMQWRLPLIIAQLALVFVLSLGAQRLNSGLAGVLFIAYAALTGLTFSALLFAYSPTAVISAFATTAGTFALMSVAGFVIKKDLSAMGRFFMFAVIGLFVAMIVNLFVASSALTLGISIVGVLLFAGLTAYDTQMLRNLALSGIEGEQAERASINGALALYLDFINMFLFILRLFGMGGPSRD from the coding sequence ATGCAGACCTTCACGACCCCGACCAAGGCCAGGACACAGGACCTCGTCCGCACCTTCATGGCGCGTACCTACTCCTGGATGGCGGCGGGGCTGGCCCTCACGGCCGGCATCGCCTACCTCACCGCTCAGAACGAGACCTTCGCCCTGCAGGTCATGCAGTGGCGCCTGCCGCTCATCATCGCGCAGCTCGCCTTGGTGTTCGTGCTCAGCCTGGGTGCCCAGCGCCTGAACAGCGGCCTGGCCGGCGTGCTGTTCATCGCCTACGCCGCCCTGACCGGCCTGACCTTCAGCGCCCTGCTCTTCGCCTACTCGCCCACGGCCGTCATCTCGGCCTTCGCCACCACCGCCGGAACCTTCGCCCTCATGAGCGTGGCCGGCTTCGTGATCAAGAAGGACCTCAGCGCGATGGGCCGCTTTTTCATGTTCGCTGTTATCGGCCTGTTCGTCGCCATGATCGTGAACCTGTTCGTGGCGAGCAGCGCCCTGACGCTGGGCATCAGCATCGTGGGCGTGCTGCTGTTCGCGGGTCTCACCGCCTACGACACCCAGATGCTGCGGAACCTCGCCCTGAGCGGCATCGAGGGTGAACAGGCCGAGCGGGCCTCGATCAACGGCGCGCTGGCTCTGTACCTCGACTTCATCAACATGTTCCTGTTCATCCTCCGTCTATTCGGTATGGGTGGCCCCAGCCGCGACTGA
- a CDS encoding thioesterase family protein: MKLSIPDADVLWDSLPELRRQALILTVQPGDLDDLHHVNNTVYLAWCEEVAREHALSVGLGTPALVALGAVPVAREHVIRYHKPALLGDRVRVRTALTVSAGLRSVRAYTLDRLNPGDPEGGVRLAECQTEWVWVDPVTGRPRRTPAEVLRRFGF; this comes from the coding sequence GTGAAACTTTCGATTCCTGACGCGGACGTGCTGTGGGACAGCCTGCCCGAACTGCGGCGCCAAGCGCTGATCCTGACGGTGCAGCCCGGCGACCTCGACGACCTGCACCACGTCAACAACACGGTGTATCTGGCGTGGTGCGAGGAGGTGGCCCGCGAACACGCCCTGAGCGTGGGCCTGGGCACACCGGCCCTCGTGGCGCTGGGGGCGGTCCCGGTGGCGCGCGAACACGTCATCCGGTACCACAAGCCTGCGCTACTGGGCGACCGCGTGCGGGTCCGCACGGCCCTGACCGTCAGCGCGGGGCTGCGCAGCGTGCGCGCCTATACCCTCGACCGCCTGAATCCCGGCGACCCGGAGGGTGGCGTGCGCCTCGCCGAGTGCCAGACCGAGTGGGTCTGGGTGGACCCCGTGACCGGCCGGCCCCGGCGCACCCCCGCCGAGGTGCTGCGGCGTTTCGGGTTCTGA
- a CDS encoding alpha-amylase family glycosyl hydrolase: protein MKRFHKVGRTGALAALTLSLSACGLLNPAPQPGASSSDWRDQVIYFAMTDRFANGNAANDNGANRDVGDRADKTNPLAWHGGDFAGLKAKIEQGYFKKMGFTALWITPVVLQVPAVAGPTSGPNTGKAFAGYHGYWAEDFFKVDPHLGTLDEYKALVETAHRNGLKIIQDVVVNHAGYGATLTKTNPQWFHTDAECAATGANTTTDCPLAGLPDFKQDLPEVTKYLNDFVTYWRTTTGIDALRIDTMKHVPDAYWKQFFAAGGAGDPARLWSVGEVFDTNPAYLARFMDELGSPSVFDFALYAGLRDGLSSAGGGLDRVADVFSQDGAYRDASRLTTFVDNHDVRRFVNEVTSRGGSAAQAAERLDAALSVLYLSRGTPSVYQGSEIAQKGEGDPYNFATGEGNREDMDFSRLDSGTLDERLAALAGARTTYRALTRGAQQELWRPNGGALVLAYRRVVTGVGGAAGQPVVFVVNGGDTALDLSALGSGGIPLLGTFAGGTLTEVTGRASDLKMVGGKLVGTVPARGVLAVTGTAGGGTGGTVNPGLPEVAELSTRAGDSAVELSWVLRPATPDAPASVGGYRIYATPAGGSERLLNFAPIPAGQTRYLARGVANDVSTTFRVVTVDASGAESRGVSAAATPSSKNTVKVSFTVDARSQGNGSVELRRFDTGSQVTLPMTQVSRGIWKTDAELPLFREIKFKFGNAGAGARNSGYEGDGQSDRSLVVGVGDSAYSGTYDFISEPVPTTVIEGRVTGAGLPLAGAAVTATGARPNLNYALTFSDGSYTLFVPAGPQTLSAAADGYATGTRSATSPQTGADFDLAKAGAPSGPQVGKYRIDGDLSDWAAPKVTVQSPSAGVFGDNNNWLSLRADSDAEYLYLAYTYKVDGNSAVLYLDTGAGGAAQADDFEAWKQAATFGGAMNGADAFVARYGNEAPQLRRVQGGAAVPEVAANSYTVGTSGTLPNQTVELAIPWSALGLSGAPAGGVNLAGGIFGGGGYGAGDIIPDAGSTPAGANTIGSDADKRRATFTAPVNVP, encoded by the coding sequence ATGAAACGTTTCCACAAGGTGGGGCGCACCGGCGCCCTGGCGGCCCTCACCCTGTCTCTTTCGGCGTGCGGACTGCTGAATCCGGCCCCGCAACCCGGCGCGTCGTCGAGCGACTGGCGCGATCAGGTCATCTATTTCGCCATGACCGACCGCTTCGCCAACGGCAACGCGGCCAACGACAACGGCGCCAACCGGGACGTGGGCGACCGCGCCGACAAGACCAACCCGCTGGCGTGGCACGGGGGCGATTTCGCGGGCCTCAAGGCTAAGATCGAGCAGGGCTACTTCAAGAAGATGGGCTTCACAGCGCTGTGGATCACCCCGGTCGTGCTCCAGGTGCCGGCTGTCGCCGGACCGACGAGCGGGCCGAACACGGGCAAGGCCTTCGCGGGCTACCACGGCTACTGGGCCGAGGACTTTTTCAAGGTGGACCCTCACCTCGGCACCCTGGACGAGTACAAGGCGCTCGTGGAGACCGCGCACCGCAACGGCCTGAAGATCATCCAGGACGTGGTCGTGAATCACGCCGGCTACGGCGCCACCCTGACCAAGACGAATCCGCAGTGGTTCCACACCGACGCCGAGTGCGCGGCGACGGGCGCGAACACCACGACCGACTGTCCGCTCGCCGGCCTACCCGACTTTAAGCAGGACCTGCCCGAGGTCACGAAGTACCTCAACGACTTCGTGACGTACTGGCGCACGACCACCGGCATCGACGCCCTGCGCATCGACACCATGAAGCACGTGCCCGACGCCTACTGGAAGCAGTTCTTCGCGGCGGGCGGTGCGGGCGACCCGGCTCGGCTGTGGTCGGTGGGCGAGGTCTTCGACACCAACCCGGCGTATCTGGCGCGCTTCATGGACGAACTGGGCTCGCCGAGCGTCTTCGACTTCGCACTGTATGCCGGCCTGCGCGACGGCCTGAGCAGCGCTGGCGGCGGCCTGGACCGCGTGGCCGACGTCTTTTCCCAGGACGGGGCCTACCGCGACGCCTCGCGCCTCACCACCTTCGTGGACAACCATGACGTGCGGCGCTTCGTGAACGAGGTGACCTCGCGCGGGGGCAGCGCCGCGCAGGCGGCCGAGCGTCTGGACGCCGCGCTGTCGGTGCTGTACCTGTCCCGCGGCACGCCCAGCGTGTACCAGGGCAGCGAGATCGCCCAGAAGGGCGAGGGCGACCCGTACAACTTCGCGACCGGCGAGGGCAACCGCGAGGACATGGACTTCTCGCGGCTGGACTCGGGCACGCTGGACGAGCGTCTGGCGGCGCTCGCCGGAGCACGTACGACCTACCGCGCCCTGACCCGCGGTGCCCAGCAGGAACTGTGGCGCCCGAACGGCGGCGCGCTGGTGCTCGCCTACCGCCGCGTGGTGACGGGGGTGGGCGGCGCCGCCGGACAGCCGGTCGTGTTCGTGGTGAACGGCGGCGACACGGCGCTTGACCTCTCTGCGCTGGGGAGCGGCGGCATTCCGCTGCTGGGCACCTTCGCGGGCGGCACTCTGACCGAGGTGACGGGCCGCGCGAGCGACCTGAAGATGGTCGGCGGCAAGCTGGTCGGCACCGTTCCGGCGCGGGGCGTGCTGGCCGTGACCGGCACGGCGGGCGGCGGCACGGGCGGCACGGTGAATCCGGGCCTGCCGGAAGTGGCGGAGCTGAGCACCCGCGCAGGCGACAGCGCCGTGGAACTGAGCTGGGTTCTGCGCCCGGCCACCCCGGACGCCCCGGCTTCTGTCGGCGGCTACCGCATCTACGCGACCCCGGCAGGCGGCAGCGAGCGGCTGCTGAACTTCGCGCCGATTCCGGCCGGCCAGACCCGTTACCTCGCGCGCGGCGTCGCCAACGACGTGTCCACGACCTTCCGGGTGGTCACGGTGGACGCCAGCGGCGCCGAGAGCCGGGGCGTGAGCGCCGCCGCCACCCCCAGCAGCAAGAACACGGTCAAGGTGAGCTTCACGGTGGACGCCCGCTCGCAGGGCAACGGCTCTGTCGAACTGCGGCGCTTCGACACCGGCAGCCAGGTCACCCTGCCGATGACCCAGGTTTCGCGCGGCATCTGGAAGACCGACGCCGAGCTGCCCCTATTCCGCGAAATAAAGTTCAAGTTCGGCAATGCGGGCGCGGGCGCCAGGAACAGCGGCTACGAGGGCGACGGCCAGAGCGACCGCAGCCTCGTGGTGGGCGTGGGAGACAGCGCCTACAGCGGCACCTACGACTTCATCAGCGAGCCGGTGCCGACCACCGTCATCGAGGGCCGTGTGACGGGCGCGGGGCTACCCCTGGCCGGCGCCGCCGTGACCGCCACCGGGGCCAGACCCAACCTGAACTACGCCCTGACCTTCTCCGACGGCAGCTACACCCTCTTCGTGCCGGCCGGCCCGCAGACCCTGAGCGCGGCGGCGGACGGCTACGCCACCGGCACCCGCAGCGCCACCTCGCCGCAGACCGGCGCGGACTTCGACCTCGCCAAGGCCGGGGCGCCGAGCGGGCCGCAGGTTGGCAAGTACCGCATCGACGGCGACCTGAGCGACTGGGCGGCTCCCAAAGTGACGGTGCAGAGCCCCTCGGCAGGGGTGTTCGGCGACAACAACAACTGGCTGAGCCTGCGGGCCGACAGCGACGCGGAGTATCTGTACCTCGCCTACACCTACAAGGTGGACGGCAACAGCGCCGTGCTGTACCTCGACACCGGAGCGGGCGGCGCCGCGCAGGCCGACGACTTCGAGGCGTGGAAGCAGGCGGCCACCTTCGGGGGCGCCATGAACGGCGCCGACGCCTTCGTCGCCCGCTACGGCAACGAGGCGCCGCAGCTGCGCCGGGTGCAGGGCGGCGCGGCCGTCCCGGAAGTCGCGGCGAACAGCTACACGGTCGGCACCTCGGGCACGCTTCCCAACCAGACGGTCGAACTGGCGATTCCCTGGAGCGCCCTGGGCCTGAGCGGCGCGCCGGCGGGCGGGGTCAATCTCGCGGGCGGCATCTTCGGGGGGGGCGGGTACGGCGCCGGGGACATCATTCCCGACGCGGGCAGTACCCCGGCGGGCGCGAACACCATCGGCAGCGACGCCGACAAGCGCCGCGCGACCTTCACCGCCCCGGTCAACGTGCCGTAA
- a CDS encoding DUF427 domain-containing protein yields MKATWNGQTLANSSHTVIVEGNHYFPLEDVNQSFLKPSATHTVCPWKGTASYYSVEVDGQTNPDAAWYYPEPKDAAENIRGRVAFWKGVVVSES; encoded by the coding sequence ATGAAGGCCACCTGGAACGGGCAGACCCTCGCCAATTCAAGTCATACGGTCATCGTGGAGGGTAACCACTACTTCCCGCTGGAGGACGTGAATCAGAGCTTCCTGAAGCCCAGCGCCACCCACACCGTCTGTCCCTGGAAGGGCACGGCGAGCTACTACAGCGTCGAGGTGGACGGCCAGACCAACCCCGATGCCGCGTGGTACTACCCCGAACCCAAGGACGCGGCCGAGAACATCCGGGGCCGCGTGGCCTTCTGGAAGGGCGTGGTGGTCTCGGAGAGCTGA
- a CDS encoding inorganic phosphate transporter, with protein MTAALLSLLVILALALIFDFINGFHDTANAIATSVATKVLTPVQAIAMAAVLNVVGALTGTAVAKTIATDIVPQQFATLELVGAALVSAIIWNLFTWWKGLPSSSSHALIFSLVGAGVASGGWAIIIPKGVKKTLLGLVTSPALGFLVPILLMFLLSWLVLRHMRPRAVTRNFRWLQIFSAAFMAFSHGGNDAQKTMGIMTFALSAYFGTQIEQVPLWVILSAATAMGLGTSVGGWRIIKTMGFKVVDLKPVDGFVAETSAALIIETASRLGIPVSTTHTISTSIMGVGTTKGFRKVKWQVAGRIVVAWVTTIPICIALGWLIFRIFELFT; from the coding sequence ATGACCGCCGCCCTGCTGTCTCTCCTCGTGATCCTCGCCCTCGCCCTGATCTTCGACTTCATCAACGGCTTTCACGACACCGCCAACGCCATCGCCACCTCGGTCGCCACCAAGGTCCTCACGCCCGTGCAGGCCATCGCCATGGCAGCCGTCCTGAACGTGGTGGGCGCCCTGACCGGCACCGCCGTCGCCAAAACCATCGCCACCGACATCGTGCCCCAGCAGTTCGCCACCCTGGAACTCGTGGGGGCCGCGCTGGTGAGCGCCATCATCTGGAACCTCTTCACGTGGTGGAAGGGCCTGCCGAGCTCCAGCAGCCACGCGCTCATCTTCAGCCTCGTGGGCGCGGGCGTCGCCTCGGGCGGCTGGGCCATCATCATCCCCAAGGGCGTCAAGAAGACCCTGCTCGGTCTCGTGACGAGCCCGGCGCTGGGTTTTCTGGTGCCCATCCTGCTCATGTTCCTGCTGTCGTGGCTGGTGCTGCGGCACATGCGCCCGCGCGCCGTGACACGCAACTTCCGCTGGCTCCAGATCTTCAGCGCGGCGTTCATGGCCTTTTCTCACGGTGGCAACGACGCCCAGAAGACCATGGGCATCATGACATTCGCCCTGAGCGCCTACTTCGGCACGCAGATCGAGCAGGTACCGCTGTGGGTCATCCTGAGCGCCGCGACCGCGATGGGCCTGGGCACCTCGGTGGGCGGCTGGCGCATCATCAAGACGATGGGCTTCAAGGTCGTGGACCTCAAGCCCGTGGACGGCTTCGTCGCCGAGACGAGCGCGGCCCTCATCATCGAGACGGCCAGCCGCCTGGGCATTCCGGTGAGCACCACGCACACCATCTCGACGAGCATCATGGGCGTGGGCACCACCAAGGGGTTCAGGAAGGTCAAGTGGCAGGTCGCCGGGCGCATCGTGGTGGCCTGGGTTACGACCATTCCCATCTGTATCGCGCTGGGCTGGCTGATCTTCCGAATTTTCGAACTGTTCACCTGA
- a CDS encoding 4a-hydroxytetrahydrobiopterin dehydratase, producing the protein MTYDPRMAYDPERKLTDGDVAELKPEGWWGDGGKLFRVFPFENFAESVAFAVRVAQQAEKRGHHPDIHIKYHSVKVNFFTYEAGGVTELDLAAARAVNGLLEP; encoded by the coding sequence ATGACCTACGATCCGCGCATGGCCTACGACCCGGAGCGCAAGCTCACCGACGGCGACGTGGCCGAACTCAAACCTGAGGGCTGGTGGGGGGACGGCGGCAAGCTGTTCCGCGTCTTCCCGTTCGAGAATTTCGCCGAGAGCGTCGCCTTCGCGGTACGGGTGGCGCAGCAGGCCGAGAAGCGCGGGCACCACCCCGACATCCACATCAAGTACCACTCGGTGAAGGTCAACTTCTTCACCTATGAGGCGGGTGGCGTGACCGAGCTCGACCTCGCGGCGGCACGCGCTGTGAACGGTCTGCTGGAGCCGTGA
- a CDS encoding DUF47 domain-containing protein, which translates to MVLSKFMPHNPKFSAKFAEAAANAHVTAQALVDLLENYTDVEAKVQRVRDLEHEGDRLSREVTNLLAESFIVPFDREDIISLNNELDDLVDYMEEAARRLSLYRIERPLPQMAPLARVVEQQCALLAQGMPLIENTGRVAELAKLAQEIRALEDEGDRISDDVQRGLYDGVQDVPAMILAMRSGEIADLIEDASDQAQRVAKTVESILLKNA; encoded by the coding sequence ATGGTCTTGTCAAAATTCATGCCCCACAACCCGAAATTCAGCGCCAAGTTCGCCGAGGCAGCTGCCAACGCCCACGTCACCGCGCAGGCCCTGGTGGACCTGCTGGAGAACTACACCGATGTCGAGGCCAAGGTGCAGCGCGTCCGTGACCTCGAACACGAGGGCGACCGCCTCTCGCGCGAGGTGACCAACCTGCTGGCCGAGTCCTTCATCGTGCCCTTCGACCGCGAGGACATCATCAGCCTGAACAATGAGCTCGACGACCTCGTGGACTACATGGAAGAAGCGGCCCGCCGCCTGAGCCTGTACCGCATCGAGCGCCCGCTGCCGCAGATGGCGCCGCTGGCCCGCGTGGTCGAGCAGCAGTGCGCGCTGCTGGCCCAGGGTATGCCCCTGATCGAGAACACGGGCCGCGTGGCCGAGCTCGCCAAGCTCGCGCAGGAGATCCGCGCCCTGGAAGACGAGGGCGACCGCATCAGCGACGACGTGCAGCGCGGACTGTACGACGGCGTGCAGGACGTGCCGGCCATGATCCTCGCCATGCGCAGCGGCGAGATCGCCGACCTCATCGAAGACGCCTCGGACCAGGCGCAGCGGGTCGCCAAGACGGTCGAGAGCATCCTGCTCAAGAACGCGTGA